Below is a genomic region from Halobacterium sp. CBA1132.
TGGGACGAAGGGTACAGCCGCGGCCGCATCGTCCACACCGCGCCCCTCGCTCGCGACCAAGAACGAGTTGTCCACGGCCTCGCGCTCTACCTCGCGGAGAGCCACCACGCGCTCGAACACGCCGACGACGTCGACGACCTGCTGTTGCTGGACGGCCCGGTCTACCCCAAGCAACTCGTGAACTGGGCGGACCGCCACGCCAGCCTCGCGGACCTCGTGACCGAGAACGAACTCGTCGCCGAGGTGCTGGAGAACTACGTCCGCCTCGTCGAGCGCTTCGCCGAGAAGGACGTGCCGCTGGCGGGGTTCGTGAAGAGCCCCGCGAGTCAGGCGCTCGTGCGCGCGCTCCGCGACCGCGGCCGGCCGACGCCGTGGGCCAGCGACGCCGCGTTCTTCGGGCAAGTACTCGAACGCCGCGAGTTCGATAACGAGGAGTACCACCGCATCACGGACGAACTCTCGTGGACGGGCTGGTTCACCTCCACGCTCGGCGCGGACGGCGTGTTCGCGGACGGAGAGGGACTACGTCCCTCAGGCAATCGGACGGAGTCCGATGACGCGAGCGAACTCGGCGTCGAACGCGAACTCCCCGCGGAGGCCTACGAGGTCGCGTTCCTCGTCGTCTACGACCCCCGCACCGACCTCGTCCACAAGGTGGAGTTGCCGCGCGCGTTCGCCGACAGCGAGGACTGCCGCGCCGCCGTCGAACGCTACGTCACCAGCCAAGTCGCCGCCGAAGCCGGCCCGCCCAAGCCCGTCGAGAAAGCCGACGAACTCGCGCGCATCGGCGCCAGCGAGAAAGAGGAACTCGTCCGCAAACTCGAACAGTCCTTCGACAGCCGGCGCGACGAGAACTACGACGACCAGCGCTGGTCGGACGCCTGACTGCGCGGCGCGCGAACCGCCGTCTACCTTTAAGCACGGGGAGCGAGCAGTCCCGAGTAATGACCGAGCGCGCCATCGAAACGCACGGACTCACCAAGCGGTACGGCGACGAGACCGCCGTCGAGGGCCTCGAACTCGCCATCCCCGCCGGCAGCGTCTACGGCTTCCTCGGGCCGAACGGCGCGGGGAAAACCACGACCATGCGGATGCTCACGACGCTCACGGAACCCAGCGATGGCACCGGCACGGTCGCCGGCGCGGACATCGCCGACCGCGACGCCGTCGTCTCCCGCATCGGCTACCTCCCCGAGGAACCGCCGCTGCACGCCGAACTCACGGGCCGCGAGCAACTCCGGTACATCGCCGGCCTGCGGGACCTCCCCGAAGCGGACGCCGAAGCCCGCATCGACGACTTACTCGGTCGGTTCTCGCTGGCCGGCGACGCCGACAAGCGCATCTCCGCGTACTCGAAGGGGATGAAGCAGAAGGTCGGCATCATCCAAGCGATGCTCCACGACCCCGACGTGCTGTTCCTCGACGAACCCACGTCCGGGCTGGACCCGCGGGCGGCCCGCACCGTCCGGGACACGATTGCGGACCTCACCGACGGCGACGCCACTGTCTTCCTCTCGACGCACATCCTCCCGGTCGTCGACGAACTCGCAGACACCGTCGGCGTGCTCTACGACGGTCGCCTCGTCACCGAGGGGTCGCCGTCCCACCTCAAGTCGCGCGCCGAATCCGGCGACGAGCGCACCCTCGAAGACGTCTTCCTCGAAGTCACCGGCGGCATCGGCGACGCGGCCGCCGAGGAGGCCTGAGATGGCTGTATTCCCCGACCCGAATCACGCCGCCCGCATCGCCGCGAACGAACTCCGCATCGCGTGGCGGAACTTCCGCGGGAAGAGCGCCGCGCAACTCGCGTCCGTCGGCATCGTTGTCGTGTTCGGCGCCGTGTTCACCGCTGCGGCCGCCTACGGCGCGTACGCCGGCGGCCAAGCGCTCGCCGAGAACCCCGAGGAGACGAGCCAACTCGTCGGCCTCATCCCCGCCGCCCTCGCCACCCTCGTCCTGTTCTTGGCGGCGTACATGACCATCGTCCAACTCGGCGACATCGACGCCCGCGACGGCTACCTCACCACGGTCCCCGCCCGCGACGTCGTCGGCGGCCTGCTGCTGGCGGGCTACGTGCGCGCCGCCGGCCTCTTCGTCGCGCCGCTGGTCGTCGCGGCCGCCGCGTTCGCCGTCGGCAGCGGCTCACTGCTGGCGTTCCCGCTCGCGGCGGTCGCCGTGCTCGCGCTCACCGCGACCGCGTTCCTCGTCGGCTACCCAATCGGCGCCGGAATCGCCTACCTCGCCAGCCGGTCGGCGCTCGTCTCGCGGTTCAAGACGGTCATCGGCGCCGCCGCGTTCCTCGCGTACTTCGGCCTCATCGTCTCCGGGCAGTTCGACGAGGTCGTCGACCCGATTCTCGACATCGCGGAAGCCTCGCCGGTGTCGTGGTACGCCGACCTCGCCGTTCTCACCGTCGTCTCCTCGGCGAGCGCCGCGAAAGCCGCCGGCGTCCTCGTGGGTTCGGTCGTCCTCAGCGCGGGCGGCGTGCTCGCCAGCGTCCGGTTCTCCGAGCGGCGCTGGTACACCGAGAGCGTCGAAGCCGGCGAACGCGAGACCGACTCCGTCGCCGGCGGCCGCCTCGACCGGCTCGTCGGCCGCCAGCGCGCGTGGGTCGCGCGAAAGAGCTGGCTGCGCGCCCGCCGCGCACCGATTCGACTCGTGTTCGTCGCCTACCCGGCGTTCCTGCTCGTAACACCGGTGCAGGCGAGCATCGAAGCCGGCCGCGTCACTTCATCACTCCCGCCGTCGATCGCGCTGTACGGCGCGTGGATGACCGGCGCCGCGTTCACGCTCAACCCGCTCGGCGACGAGGGCGCGGTGCTGCCGGTCACCGCGACGTCCGGGGTCTCCGGCCGCGAGTTCGTCGGCGGACTCGTCGTCGCTAGCGCCGTCTTCGGCGTCCCGCTCACGACAGCCGTCGCGGGCGCGCTCGCCGTCGTCAGCCCGCTCTCCCCGGTCGCAATCGCGTGTACGGTCGCCGCAGCCGTCGTCCTCCCCGTGTTGGCCGCGGCGCTGGCGGCCGGCGTCGGGACGACGTATCCGAAGTACGACGCCACGAACATCAGCCGCAGCCGCGAAGTCGTCGTCCCCTCGATGTGGGCGTTCGGCGTCTACACGCTCGTATTCTTGTTCACCGCGGGCATCGCTACCGCCGTCCAAATACCGTTCGCGGCCGGCGCACTCGCCAACGCCCTCGGCGTCGCCGACGCCGCCGTCCACGTCGGCGCGCTCGCTGTCGGCGTACTCCTCGTCGGACTACTCGCGGCCCTTTCGGCCCGCATCGCGGTGCGCGCGTTCGACAACTACACCGACGCCTAGGCGTCGACTTCGTGCTCCGGTTCGACCTCGATATCGACGTCCTCGGGGTCGACGCCGATGCGCGCGAACTGCGTTCGCACGTGCTCGCGGGCCGCCTCCAGCGCCTGCTCGCGCGTGTCGAACCCGCGCGGCATCGGCGACTCGAAGGCGACGTTGACGTCCTGTCCGCCGACCTGCTGGACACTCCCGCCGCTCTCCACCGCGTAGAACTCGTCACAGACCCAGACGTACGGCGCCGCCTCGTCGGGCGCACCCTTGAACGACGGCGCGTCCTCGCCGCGCTCGTACAGCGTCCCCGTCAACGTCGTCCCGGCCGCCGAACCGCGCACCAACAACATACCCGGCCGTAGGGACGCGACGGGCATAAGCACGCGGACAGGGAGGGAAAGCGGTTAGTGCGCGGCCCGCCACTCAGAAAGCATGAGCGACCTCGGGGACTTCGCGGACCACGACGGCGGCGACGACGCCGGCGACGCTGCGGAGACGGACGCCGCCGACGACTTCGAACGCCCGGACCTCGACGACACCGGCAGCGACGACGGCCTCGGCGCGCTCGCGGTCTCGGAGGGCCTCCGCATCCACGAGGACGGCCAAGAGACCGCGCTGAAGGCCTACGTCACCGCGAGCAACCGGTCGTCGGTCCGGCTCGGCTCGTACCTCGTCGCGCCGTACCCCGGCGGCGAGAAGCTGTTCTGCAAGATTACCGGACTGGAGTACGTGCAGGCGTTCCAGAGCGACGACGCCACCGAGATTCACGCGCGGCGCGCGATGCGCTCGGAGAGCGTCGACGAGCAGGACTACAAGTTCCTCGCGGAACTGGACCCCGTCGCGGTTCTCTACCACGACA
It encodes:
- a CDS encoding DNA double-strand break repair nuclease NurA, with translation MTLDPVHFDGIADLASRIRHEVDAEEHRDIAEETWHNYLDPLYGDDGPVLEPLAEQRRSAADIEELALQPSPFDTAHGLDSGTINPRTFKNGLVLDLAQAAMSATPSELDLHRSRTVITSVHSNDAAVRTDTDWQKWDEGYSRGRIVHTAPLARDQERVVHGLALYLAESHHALEHADDVDDLLLLDGPVYPKQLVNWADRHASLADLVTENELVAEVLENYVRLVERFAEKDVPLAGFVKSPASQALVRALRDRGRPTPWASDAAFFGQVLERREFDNEEYHRITDELSWTGWFTSTLGADGVFADGEGLRPSGNRTESDDASELGVERELPAEAYEVAFLVVYDPRTDLVHKVELPRAFADSEDCRAAVERYVTSQVAAEAGPPKPVEKADELARIGASEKEELVRKLEQSFDSRRDENYDDQRWSDA
- a CDS encoding ABC transporter ATP-binding protein is translated as MTERAIETHGLTKRYGDETAVEGLELAIPAGSVYGFLGPNGAGKTTTMRMLTTLTEPSDGTGTVAGADIADRDAVVSRIGYLPEEPPLHAELTGREQLRYIAGLRDLPEADAEARIDDLLGRFSLAGDADKRISAYSKGMKQKVGIIQAMLHDPDVLFLDEPTSGLDPRAARTVRDTIADLTDGDATVFLSTHILPVVDELADTVGVLYDGRLVTEGSPSHLKSRAESGDERTLEDVFLEVTGGIGDAAAEEA